One Phaseolus vulgaris cultivar G19833 chromosome 11, P. vulgaris v2.0, whole genome shotgun sequence genomic window carries:
- the LOC137834113 gene encoding uncharacterized protein has protein sequence MFMERFGKVALGIRNLSLEVTMHHMITALKPGPFADSLCKKPATNLDELRQRASKFMQMEELREFRNQVRVDGGEKRVMERESGPMVRRAREEFRSRKFQQYTPLNTNRARVLQEAMATEIIPPPRKARTPERADHTKRCEYHKNHGHHTEECIGLKDRIEELIQAGQLKRFIQGGNTKTRLSPEKVLKGREVGQRRVEGFERREDRRVEKRDDRREGRPERRGDRFYQNTQSVRRSRERSLGRPVRGFINTISGGFSGKESSSGRKQHWRSIRTINHIFKKRTLPSMLFTDEDFQEIDPDHDDPMVITVEIAEYAVMKTLVDQGSSVDILFWDTFKRLHLREEDIVPFREQIIGFSGERVSTKGYVDLMTTFGRGSKTKKIKIRYLVVDASTSYNVLLGRSSLNKLGAIVSTPHLAMKFPTEKGEIATIYVNQKDVRECYATGLKMNLKTNRDTERMVAMADLDPRLNDERLEPKEETTAVVLGQDEKQCTYISGSLPEELLNKLITLLRNNKDLFAWKPSDIPGIDPEVICHKLSVCREAKPISQKRRKLGEERRKAAIEETEKLMQAGFIKEAQYTTWLSNVVLVKKPNGKWRMCTDYTDLNKACPKDTYPLPNIDRLVDGASGQEMMSFLDAYSGYNQIQMYEPDVPKTAFTTDTANYCYKVMPFGLKNAGATYQRLMDKVFKNQIGKNMEVYVDDMAVKSEEVEKHLGDLEEVFARIREYNIRLNPEKCVFGVKGGKFLGFMLTNRGIEANPDKCEAIMKMGSPKNLKEVQRLVGKLNSLSRFLPILAREPSR, from the coding sequence ATGTTCATGGAACGCTTTGGAAAGGTTGCCTTAGGTATTCGAAATCTTAGCCTAGAGGTTACCATGCATCATATGATAACAGCATTGAAGCCGGGACCATTCGCCGATAGCCTCTGCAAAAAACCTGCAACCAATTTGGATGAACTAAGGCAGCGAGCCTCAAAATTTATGCAGATGGAAGAATTGAGAGAGTTCCGAAACCAAGTGAGGGTTGATGGAGGTGAGAAGAGGGTGATGGAAAGAGAAAGCGGACCTATGGTCAGAAGAGCCCGAGAAGAGTTCAGAAGTCGAAAATTCCAACAATACACACCTTTGAATACAAATAGAGCAAGAGTTTTGCAAGAAGCCATGGCAACAGAAATAATACCACCACCAAGAAAAGCAAGAACACCAGAAAGGGCAGATCATACCAAGCGGTGTGAGtatcataaaaatcatggcCATCATACAGAAGAGTGCATCGGGTTGAAAGATAGAATAGAAGAGTTGATCCAAGCAGGACAGTTGAAACGCTTCATCCAAGGAGGAAATACGAAAACAAGATTAAGTCCTGAAAAAGTGTTGAAAGGGAGAGAGGTAGGACAAAGAAGAGTGGAAGGATTTGAAAGAAGAGAAGATAGAAGAGTTGAAAAAAGAGATGATAGGAGGGAGGGAAGGCCAGAACGAAGAGGTGATAGGTTTTATCAAAACACCCAGTCGGTTAGGCGAAGTAGGGAACGAAGTCTGGGAAGGCCGGTCAGAGGATTTATAAATACAATTTCAGGTGGTTTCTCTGGCAAAGAATCTTCATCGGGAAGAAAACAACATTGGAGAAGTATCAGAACCATTAatcacatttttaaaaaaagaacttTGCCATCGATGCTTTTCACAGATGAAGACTTTCAAGAAATCGATCCCGATCATGATGATCCTATGGTGATAACAGTAGAAATAGCCGAGTATGCTGTCATGAAAACCTTGGTTGATCAGGGGAGCTCAGTTGATATTTTGTTTTGGGATACTTTCAAAAGGTTGCACTTGAGAGAAGAAGATATTGTACCTTTCAGAGAACAAATTATTGGCTTCTCGGGCGAAAGAGTTAGCACTAAAGGATATGTTGATTTAATGACAACATTCGGCAGAGGCAGTAAAACTAAAAAGATCAAAATCAGGTACTTGGTGGTGGACGCTTCCACATCATACAATGTGTTGCTAGGGCGATCTTCTTTGAATAAGTTGGGAGCAATAGTTTCAACACCGCATttagccatgaaattcccaACAGAGAAGGGGGAGATAGCCACGATATATGTTAATCAAAAAGATGTTCGTGAATGTTACGCAACAGGCTTAAAGATGAATTTGAAAACAAATAGAGATACTGAAAGAATGGTGGCGATGGCAGACTTGGACCCCAGGTTAAATGATGAGAGGTTAGAACCAAAAGAAGAGACAACAGCTGTAGTATTGGGACAGGACGAGAAGCAATGCACTTACATAAGTGGAAGTTTGCCCGAAGAATTGTTAAACAAACTTATCACATTGTTACGCAACAACAAAGACTTGTTTGCTTGGAAACCATCTGATATACCTGGAATCGATCCAGAGGTAATTTGTCACAAATTGTCGGTATGTCGAGAAGCGAAACCGATATCTCAAAAACGAAGAAAGTTGGGTGAAGAAAGACGAAAAGCAGCAATTGAAGAAACCGAGAAGTTAATGCAAGCTGGTTTCATTAAGGAAGCTCAGTACACAACATGGTTATCCAATGTGGTGCTAGTCAAAAaaccgaatggaaaatggagaatgtgtaccGATTATACAGACTTGAATAAAGCTTGTCCGAAAGATACATATCCATTACCCAACATAGACCGATTGGTAGATGGGGCGTCTGGACAAGAAATGATGAGCTTTCTTGATGCCTAttcagggtataaccaaatacaaatgtatgAGCCGGATGTTCCAAAAACAGCTTTTACCACAGATACTGCcaattattgttataaagtcATGCCTTTCGGCTTGAAGAATGCTGGAGCAACATATCAAAGACTCATGGATAAAGTGTTCAAAAATCAAATTGGGAAAAACATggaagtatatgtggatgatatggcTGTGAAATCGGAAGAGGTAGAGAAACATTTGGGAGACCTTGAGGAGGTGTTTGCACGCATAAGAGAATACAATATTCGTCTTAATCcggaaaaatgtgtttttggtgtGAAAGGTGGAAAATTTTTGGGCTTCATGTTAACCAACAGAGGTATCGAGGCAAATCCCGATAAATGTGAGGCAATAATGAAAATGGGAAGTCCAAAGAATTTGAAGGAGGTACAAAGACTGGTGGGGAAGCTGAACTCATTGTCAAGATTTCTACCAATATTAGCGAGAGAACCAAGCCGATAG
- the LOC137829803 gene encoding probable WRKY transcription factor 31 → MVRGGGLSMDSDPIGSFFLHKPIVLNSFPEDTNHPKWKLSPHNNMEATVSTKDTIPFQVNLSCSPNNHDSSPSSLHNRTEMDFFSDNNKKEHNVSASASNHHHSTTPPTLEFKVNTGLNLLTANTSSDQSMVDDEISPNSEDRRAKNEVAALQAELERMKRENQKLRNTLDQVNVNYDALQMHFMNLMQQQKAEEAEEQEVIGGKLEEKKQGESSGVLVPRQFMDLGLATNADTDEPSSSSGGRSQDRSGSPHAEVASKELGTGKSEIVNDEGYDQEKKEYGRGVESEDSPSGHAFSGDKVPRFSPQKSNVEQAEATMRKARVSVRARSEAPMITDGCQWRKYGQKMAKGNPCPRAYYRCTMAAGCPVRKQVQRCAEDRTVLITTYEGNHNHPLPPAAMAMAQTTSSAARMLLSGSMSSADSLMNANLLTRTLLPCSSSMATISASAPFPTVTLDLTQSPNPLQLPRHPNQLQIPLQGVPQNFANSPASLMPQIFGQALYNQSKFSGLQMSHDADPSQFGNHPQQVPPHLTDTVSAAIAADPNFTAALAAAITSIIGGAQQHNTNSNNSNNSNNNGNMTASNSTGNGNITSSNNSNGKQ, encoded by the exons ATGGTTAGAGGTGGTGGACTCTCCATGGATTCAGATCCAATTGGGAGCTTCTTCCTCCACAAGCCTATTGTTCTCAACTCTTTCCCTGAAGACACAAACCACCCCAAGTGGAAACTTAGTCCCCACAACAACATGGAAGCCACTGTTAGCACCAAAGACACCATCCCCTTCCAAGTCAACCTTAGCTGTTCTCCAAACAATCATGACTCTTCCCCATCATCCCTCCACAACAGAACCGAGATGGACTTCTTCTCCGACAACAACAAGAAGGAGCACAACGTTTCCGCTTCTGCCTCTAATCATCATCATTCCACCACTCCACCTACGTTGGAATTCAAAGTGAAC aCTGGTCTGAATCTTCTTACTGCCAACACTAGCAGTGATCAATCTATGGTGGATGATGAGATATCACCCAATTCAGAAGACAGAAGAGCTAAGAATGAG GTTGCTGCTCTTCAAGCTGAGCTTGAGAGAATGAAGAGGGAGAATCAAAAGTTGAGGAACACGCTTGATCAGGTTAACGTCAATTACGATGCACTTCAGATGCATTTTATGAATTTGATGCAGCAGCAGAAGGCCGAGGAAGCTGAAGAACAAGAAGTGATTGGTGGAAAGTTAGAAGAGAAGAAGCAAGGTGAGAGTAGTGGGGTATTGGTGCCAAGACAGTTCATGGATCTTGGATTGGCTACGAATGCTGACACTGACGAACCCTCTTCTTCATCAGGGGGAAGAAGTCAAGATCGATCAGGATCACCCCACGCAGAAGTGGCTTCGAAGGAATTAGGGACCGGTAAGAGTGAGATTGTTAATGACGAAGGGTATGACCAAGAGAAGAAGGAATATGGTAGAGGGGTTGAAAGTGAGGATAGTCCTTCAGGACATGCTTTTTCTGGTGATAAAGTTCCAAGGTTTAGTCCTCAAAAGAGTAACGTTGAACAGGCTGAGGCAACCATGAGGAAGGCAAGAGTTTCCGTTAGAGCTCGATCAGAAGCACCCATG ATCACTGATGGTTGTCAATGGAGAAAGTATGGGCAGAAGATGGCCAAAGGAAACCCATGTCCTAGAGCTTATTATAGGTGTACCATGGCTGCTGGTTGCCCAGTTAGAAAACAg GTGCAAAGGTGTGCTGAAGACCGAACAGTCCTCATCACAACCTATGAAGGCAATCACAACCATCCTTTGCCTCCAGCAGCTATGGCAATGGCACAAACCACTTCCTCAGCAGCAAGAATGCTTCTTTCTGGGTCAATGTCTAGTGCTGACAGCCTAATGAATGCAAACTTACTGACAAGGACACTTCTCCCTTGCTCTTCAAGCATGGCTACTATCTCAGCATCTGCTCCATTCCCAACTGTTACATTGGACCTGACACAATCTCCAAACCCTCTACAGCTTCCAAGGCACCCAAACCAGTTACAAATTCCCCTCCAAGGTGTCCCTCAGAATTTTGCAAACTCCCCAGCCTCTTTAATGCCTCAGATATTTGGACAAGCACTCTACAATCAATCAAAGTTTTCTGGTCTTCAAATGTCACATGATGCAGACCCTTCACAATTTGGTAACCACCCTCAGCAGGTACCGCCACACCTTACTGACACAGTTAGTGCTGCCATTGCTGCTGATCCAAACTTCACTGCAGCTTTGGCTGCAGCAATCACTTCCATTATTGGTGGTGCTCAGCAACACAACACCAACAGCAACAACAGTAATAATAGTAACAACAATGGCAACATGACAGCCAGCAACAGCACTGGCAATGGCAACATCACAAGTAGCAACAACAGCAACGGaaagcaataa